The Thermoplasmata archaeon genome window below encodes:
- the mutL gene encoding DNA mismatch repair endonuclease MutL produces MSAAASRSPIRRLTPETIRRIAAGEVVERPASVVKELVENAVDAGAEEIIVRLEGGGLRRIEVADDGGGIPADELELAIERHATSKLDVDGSIEGIRTLGFRGEALAAIASVSKFRIRSRTARAAAAAGITVAGGEILGRFEAGRAVGTTVEVEDLFFNTPARRKFLHAPAAEQMEVLRTIDHLYLAHPAVGIWIEIDGREVGAYPATSDLRDAAARVLGPEILHQSFAVDGDLPGGGHVRGVLGRPATAIGHSRGLYLAANGRTIQARAIAQAVRVSYHDYIPKTRYPIGVLHIELPPERLDVNVHPTKREVRFTRETEIADAVRLAVRHALIGAPPLAELPDPSATARAQRFLVETRGVDLSSLPPLPRLDAVAASGPASQRRLDTTESPTRLAASARGRPRLTLLGCVGALYWVAESDDGLVLVDQHAASERLLYDALLREGKLARQELVEPITIHLTNTQRAALLAHTEAVHSAGFTVEPFGGDAHRVRSVPAWRGGRARAEGLSALLDELAAGARPTVPDGAMERTAASIACHSAIRAGDPVAPGEISRVLDALYEGTEAVYSCPHGRPILLQIPRSRLDRWFLRSGP; encoded by the coding sequence GTGAGCGCGGCCGCCTCGCGCTCTCCCATCCGCCGTCTCACCCCAGAGACCATCCGACGGATCGCGGCCGGCGAGGTCGTTGAACGGCCGGCGTCCGTCGTGAAGGAGCTGGTCGAGAACGCGGTCGATGCCGGGGCCGAGGAGATCATCGTTCGGCTCGAGGGGGGGGGTCTACGACGTATCGAGGTCGCGGACGATGGCGGAGGCATCCCCGCCGACGAACTCGAGCTCGCGATCGAGCGCCACGCGACGAGCAAGCTGGACGTGGATGGCTCGATCGAGGGGATCCGAACTCTCGGGTTCCGCGGGGAGGCGCTCGCGGCGATCGCCTCCGTCTCGAAGTTCCGGATCCGCTCGCGCACCGCGAGAGCGGCGGCGGCCGCCGGGATCACCGTGGCGGGAGGCGAGATTCTCGGGCGATTCGAAGCGGGCCGCGCCGTCGGGACCACCGTCGAGGTGGAGGATCTGTTCTTTAACACCCCCGCACGGCGGAAGTTCTTGCACGCGCCCGCGGCCGAGCAGATGGAGGTCCTGCGCACGATCGACCACCTGTACCTCGCGCATCCCGCCGTTGGCATCTGGATCGAGATCGACGGACGCGAGGTCGGCGCGTATCCGGCCACCTCCGATCTCCGGGATGCGGCCGCGCGCGTGCTCGGACCGGAGATCCTCCACCAATCGTTCGCCGTCGACGGCGACCTGCCCGGCGGCGGGCACGTCCGCGGCGTGCTCGGGCGACCCGCGACGGCGATCGGACACTCGCGGGGTCTGTACCTCGCGGCGAACGGGCGAACGATCCAGGCCCGCGCAATCGCCCAGGCGGTTCGAGTGTCCTATCACGACTACATTCCCAAGACCCGCTACCCCATCGGCGTGCTCCACATCGAGCTCCCGCCCGAGCGGCTCGACGTCAACGTCCACCCGACGAAGCGGGAGGTCCGATTCACGCGGGAGACCGAGATCGCCGACGCCGTTCGGCTCGCCGTCCGACACGCCCTGATCGGGGCCCCGCCGCTGGCCGAGCTGCCGGACCCATCCGCGACGGCCCGGGCTCAGCGCTTTCTGGTGGAGACGCGCGGTGTCGATCTCTCCTCGCTCCCACCCCTTCCTCGCCTGGATGCGGTGGCGGCGTCGGGTCCGGCTTCCCAGCGTCGGCTGGACACCACCGAGTCCCCTACCCGACTTGCCGCATCGGCGCGAGGGCGACCCCGGCTCACCCTCCTCGGGTGCGTCGGGGCGCTGTACTGGGTCGCGGAGAGCGATGATGGACTGGTGCTGGTCGATCAGCACGCCGCCAGCGAACGGCTGCTCTACGACGCGCTCCTCCGCGAAGGAAAGCTCGCACGCCAGGAGCTCGTTGAACCGATCACGATCCACCTCACGAACACGCAACGCGCCGCCCTCCTTGCCCACACCGAGGCGGTGCACTCCGCCGGCTTCACGGTCGAACCGTTCGGAGGGGACGCGCACCGGGTCCGTTCGGTACCCGCGTGGAGGGGCGGGCGCGCCCGGGCCGAGGGACTGAGCGCCCTGCTCGACGAGCTCGCCGCGGGCGCGCGTCCGACCGTCCCCGATGGGGCGATGGAACGCACGGCCGCTTCCATCGCGTGCCACTCGGCGATCCGGGCCGGGGACCCGGTCGCCCCGGGGGAGATCTCCCGGGTCCTCGATGCATTGTACGAGGGCACGGAGGCGGTCTACTCCTGCCCGCACGGACGCCCGATCCTCCTCCAGATCCCCCGCTCCCGGCTCGATCGTTGGTTCCTGCGAAGCGGCCCATGA
- a CDS encoding MBL fold metallo-hydrolase: MILEQHRVGPYLNFTYLVASGEGGDAVVIDPSYGIEPVLRSIDAHRVQVRYVLNTHSHADHIAGNGEVRERTGAKVVAHRSAPLGQDRSVDDGDRIEIGRIRFDVLHTPGHTADSVLYLFEGNVATGDTLFVGECGRTDLPGGSPSQMYDSLFGRVIRLDDALVVLPGHDYGPTPTSTIGQEKRENYTLKPRTHEEFLRFLQE, encoded by the coding sequence GTGATCCTGGAACAGCACCGGGTCGGCCCGTACCTCAACTTCACCTACCTCGTGGCGAGCGGGGAGGGCGGGGACGCGGTCGTTATCGATCCCTCCTACGGCATCGAGCCGGTCCTCCGCTCGATCGACGCGCACCGGGTCCAAGTGCGGTACGTCCTCAACACCCACAGTCACGCGGATCACATCGCGGGCAACGGGGAGGTGCGCGAACGCACCGGCGCGAAGGTGGTCGCTCACCGCTCGGCTCCGCTCGGCCAGGATCGATCCGTCGACGATGGCGATCGCATCGAGATCGGACGGATCCGTTTCGACGTGCTCCACACTCCGGGGCACACCGCGGACTCGGTACTCTATCTCTTCGAGGGGAACGTCGCCACGGGCGACACCCTGTTCGTAGGCGAATGCGGCCGGACGGATCTGCCGGGAGGAAGCCCATCGCAGATGTACGACAGCCTCTTCGGTCGCGTAATCCGTCTAGACGACGCGCTCGTCGTGTTGCCCGGCCACGACTACGGGCCCACTCCGACCTCCACGATTGGCCAGGAGAAGAGGGAGAACTACACGTTGAAGCCCCGGACCCACGAAGAGTTCCTTCGATTCCTCCAGGAGTGA
- the psmB gene encoding archaeal proteasome endopeptidase complex subunit beta — translation MQNRVNAMDEDRLLKGTTTIGLVCKDGVVLATERRATAGNMIANKQTQKLFKIDQNIGITIAGLVGDAQTLTRYLKAEVSLYRLRRNGQLSAEGAATLLANILSGNRMFPFYAWLILGGVDAKGGHVFSVDPAGGSIEDRYVSVGSGSTFAYGVLEEAYNRELSVADGVDVALRGLTVAMKRDSASGDGYLVHSITSKEYHEFSDDEINKRLKALKIPLPPVLA, via the coding sequence ATGCAGAACAGGGTCAACGCGATGGATGAGGACCGGCTGCTCAAGGGCACGACCACGATCGGTCTCGTCTGCAAGGACGGGGTCGTCCTCGCGACGGAACGCCGGGCGACCGCCGGCAACATGATCGCGAACAAGCAGACCCAGAAGCTGTTCAAGATCGACCAGAACATCGGCATCACGATCGCGGGCCTGGTCGGCGACGCCCAGACCCTCACGCGCTACCTCAAGGCCGAGGTCTCGCTCTACCGGCTGCGGCGCAACGGCCAGCTCAGCGCCGAGGGCGCGGCGACTCTGCTCGCCAACATCCTCTCGGGGAACCGGATGTTCCCGTTCTACGCATGGCTGATCCTGGGCGGCGTCGACGCGAAGGGCGGCCACGTGTTCTCCGTCGACCCCGCCGGGGGCTCGATCGAGGACCGGTACGTTTCGGTCGGGAGCGGTTCGACCTTCGCCTACGGGGTCCTGGAGGAGGCGTACAACCGCGAGCTCTCGGTCGCCGACGGCGTCGATGTGGCCCTGCGGGGGCTGACGGTTGCGATGAAGCGCGACAGCGCGAGCGGGGACGGTTACCTCGTTCACTCGATCACAAGCAAGGAATATCACGAATTCTCCGACGACGAAATCAATAAACGCCTCAAGGCGTTGAAGATCCCGTTGCCTCCGGTCCTCGCGTAA
- the mutS gene encoding DNA mismatch repair protein MutS yields the protein MSETSSGTPLLDQYESVKARYPGHLVLFRVGDFYETFGEDAKLLSRELDVVLTARSADAQGKRTPMAGVPQHAIETYLGRLVKKGYKVALCDQVEDAKFAKGLVRREVTRVVTPGTVVEDGLLGGPDHNFLAVARATDSGPGSYALVDISTGEWHRGPADGPGVDGLATALAPFSPREILYAPPPHEGRSTEIPAVFRKEFPGTRLEIAPPPMDATELPVGLRSGGEAGESADVADRILAAYVRSTQPRLLPYVAVVDGARERRRLVLDAKTLRHLEISRPMNPDDPHGATLIAAWDETVTAAGRRTLGFWLRAPLADLDAIVARQDAVEALGRRGAAIEEIRQSLAGVPDLARIASRLAGRRVRPPELAALRDGLTRAAALADSLLVPSDPPLLETVVRSMVPPTRLLERLRSALPDEPPATEGAGGLFRSGHAPEIDRWIATERAATDEMAALEAKEREASGIRTLKIGYNQVFGYYFEVSRPHLEKVPGHFRRRQTVAQAERFTSEALEEIERRILDARDHLRTEEAARWERFLTEIDADVPAIHRIGRGVGALDTLLSFARVGERRRCVRPTVDLSSNLTIRGGRHPVLDRMLGERFVPNDTELDAQSARLLVLTGPNMSGKSTYMRQIGLIVVLAQAGSLVPAQYARVGIVSGLFTRMGFTDEIGRGKSSFMVEMTEVAEILRNADERSLVLLDEVGRGTSTFDGLAVAWATIRHLHDVTRCRTVLATHYHQLTQLVEGLSSARQAHLAVQERPEGIVFLHHLVPGSTDRSYGVHVARLAGLPKDVLDEADRLLRQLEMEGVELPGRSRGTTTRAGKYTQAVLLSAEAPAPPSPIVEELRDLEIDHLTPMQALAKLAELRRKALESHPSERAP from the coding sequence ATGTCGGAGACGAGCAGCGGCACCCCGCTCCTCGACCAGTACGAGTCGGTCAAAGCCCGGTACCCCGGCCATCTCGTCCTCTTTCGGGTCGGAGATTTCTACGAAACCTTCGGGGAGGATGCGAAGCTCCTGTCGCGGGAGCTCGACGTCGTGCTGACCGCACGCTCGGCGGACGCCCAGGGGAAGCGAACGCCGATGGCCGGCGTCCCCCAGCACGCGATCGAGACGTATCTCGGGCGGCTCGTCAAGAAGGGGTACAAGGTCGCGCTGTGCGACCAGGTCGAGGACGCGAAGTTCGCGAAGGGTCTCGTGCGGCGCGAGGTCACCCGCGTCGTGACCCCCGGAACGGTCGTCGAGGACGGCCTCCTCGGCGGTCCGGATCACAATTTTCTCGCCGTGGCCCGGGCGACCGATTCCGGGCCGGGGTCGTACGCCCTCGTGGATATCAGCACCGGAGAGTGGCATCGCGGCCCGGCGGATGGACCGGGGGTCGACGGGCTCGCGACGGCCCTCGCGCCGTTCTCCCCTCGAGAGATTCTCTACGCTCCCCCTCCTCACGAGGGCCGATCGACCGAGATTCCCGCGGTGTTCCGAAAGGAGTTCCCCGGGACACGGCTCGAGATCGCCCCACCGCCGATGGACGCGACGGAGCTCCCCGTGGGCCTTCGTAGCGGAGGCGAAGCCGGAGAGTCCGCGGATGTCGCGGATCGCATCCTTGCGGCCTACGTCCGCTCGACGCAGCCGCGGCTGTTGCCGTACGTCGCCGTAGTGGACGGCGCACGGGAGCGACGCCGCCTCGTGCTCGACGCGAAGACGCTGCGCCATCTCGAGATCAGTCGACCGATGAACCCGGACGATCCCCACGGAGCCACGCTCATCGCGGCGTGGGACGAGACCGTGACCGCGGCCGGCCGGCGGACCCTCGGCTTTTGGCTTCGCGCGCCCCTCGCCGACCTCGACGCGATCGTGGCGCGTCAGGACGCGGTGGAGGCGCTCGGCCGCCGCGGGGCCGCGATCGAGGAGATCCGCCAGAGCCTGGCCGGGGTCCCCGATCTCGCCCGGATCGCTTCGCGCCTCGCGGGCCGGCGCGTTCGGCCGCCCGAGCTCGCCGCGCTGCGCGATGGACTGACCCGGGCCGCCGCGCTCGCCGACTCCCTCCTCGTGCCCTCGGATCCTCCCCTCCTCGAAACGGTCGTGCGTTCGATGGTCCCGCCGACGCGCCTCCTCGAACGGTTGCGCTCGGCGCTGCCGGACGAACCTCCCGCGACGGAAGGCGCCGGAGGGCTGTTCCGCTCCGGGCACGCCCCCGAGATCGATCGATGGATTGCCACCGAGCGCGCCGCGACCGACGAGATGGCCGCGCTCGAAGCGAAGGAGCGGGAGGCGAGCGGGATCCGCACGCTCAAGATCGGCTACAACCAGGTGTTCGGGTACTACTTCGAGGTCTCCCGGCCCCACCTCGAGAAGGTGCCGGGACATTTCCGACGCCGTCAAACGGTCGCCCAGGCGGAGCGGTTCACGTCGGAAGCCCTCGAGGAGATCGAACGCCGTATCCTCGACGCCCGGGATCACCTGCGGACGGAGGAAGCCGCACGGTGGGAGCGCTTCCTCACGGAGATCGACGCCGATGTTCCGGCGATCCACCGGATCGGGCGCGGCGTGGGAGCGCTCGACACGCTCCTGTCCTTCGCGCGCGTCGGCGAGCGCCGCCGCTGCGTCCGCCCCACGGTGGACCTCTCCTCGAACTTGACCATTCGCGGCGGGCGTCACCCGGTCCTCGACCGGATGCTCGGAGAGCGGTTCGTGCCGAACGACACCGAGCTCGACGCGCAGAGCGCGCGACTCCTGGTGCTGACCGGCCCGAATATGTCCGGCAAATCGACGTACATGCGCCAGATCGGGCTGATCGTGGTGCTCGCGCAAGCCGGCTCGCTCGTACCGGCCCAGTACGCCCGGGTCGGGATTGTCTCGGGACTCTTCACCCGTATGGGATTCACGGACGAGATCGGCCGGGGGAAGTCGAGCTTCATGGTGGAGATGACCGAGGTCGCGGAGATCCTGCGCAACGCGGACGAGCGATCGCTGGTCCTCCTCGATGAGGTCGGCCGGGGAACGAGCACCTTCGACGGGCTCGCCGTAGCGTGGGCGACGATCCGGCACCTCCACGACGTCACCCGGTGCCGCACCGTGCTCGCGACCCACTACCACCAGCTCACCCAGCTCGTCGAAGGGCTCTCCTCCGCGCGTCAGGCCCATCTCGCCGTCCAAGAGCGACCGGAGGGGATCGTCTTCCTGCACCATCTCGTGCCGGGGAGCACGGATCGCAGCTACGGGGTGCACGTGGCGCGGTTGGCCGGCCTACCCAAGGATGTGCTCGACGAGGCCGATCGGCTGCTCCGCCAGCTCGAGATGGAAGGCGTGGAGTTGCCGGGCCGCTCGCGCGGAACCACGACCCGCGCAGGAAAGTACACCCAGGCGGTGCTCCTCTCTGCCGAAGCCCCGGCACCCCCCTCACCGATAGTCGAGGAGCTACGGGACCTCGAGATCGACCACCTGACCCCGATGCAAGCCCTCGCGAAGCTCGCCGAGCTGCGACGCAAGGCGCTGGAGAGTCACCCCTCGGAGCGAGCGCCGTGA
- a CDS encoding FAD-binding protein, with amino-acid sequence MRRHEVLVVGAGLAGQRAALAAVEARRDVAIISKLHPLRSHSGAAQGGINAAVGKEDSVDTHIYDTVKGSDYLGDQDAIEFFCREAGPTVVEMEHYGTIFSRAEDGSLARRPFGGQGFPRTIYAADRTGLALLQALWERLGTEHFTLYQEWDLTNIVVREGRVQGIVAFDRRTGQFEGIAAKSVIVATGPAGRIYGRTTNAHTCTGDGVAAAYDAGALLKDLEFVQFHPTALLESGILITEGARGEGGILKNVLGERFMGKYAPHVLDLASRDVVSRAIVTEVREGRGFPGDFVHLELMHLGKERIETRLQEICDFCRNFAGVDPVVSPIPIFPAQHYMMGGVGTNIRGETNIAGLYAAGEAACVSIHGANRLGGNSLLETLVFGKQAGLAAAAHAASASAPELNDSDVADAEAPVRRMMSRTDGEDPQAIRTAMQQTMDRYVGIYRTEADLLEGLRQIRAIQKRFEQVRVVDRSNVYNLNLTDALETGHMLELAEVIVVGAFARTESRGAHSRVDYPSRDDAHWMRHTLARKTPEGPNLTYAPVGYTRWEPKERVY; translated from the coding sequence ATGCGACGTCACGAGGTGCTCGTAGTGGGGGCCGGCCTCGCCGGTCAGCGCGCGGCGCTCGCCGCCGTCGAGGCCCGGCGCGACGTCGCCATCATCTCCAAGCTGCACCCGCTACGATCCCATTCCGGCGCGGCGCAAGGCGGGATCAACGCGGCCGTGGGGAAGGAGGATTCGGTCGACACCCACATCTATGACACGGTGAAGGGCTCGGACTACCTCGGCGATCAAGACGCGATCGAGTTCTTCTGCCGCGAGGCCGGCCCGACCGTCGTCGAGATGGAGCATTACGGCACGATCTTCAGCCGGGCCGAGGACGGTTCGCTCGCTCGACGGCCGTTCGGCGGTCAGGGATTCCCCCGCACGATCTATGCGGCGGATCGAACCGGGCTCGCCCTGCTGCAGGCGCTGTGGGAGCGCCTCGGCACGGAGCACTTCACGCTCTACCAAGAATGGGACCTTACGAACATCGTCGTCCGGGAGGGGCGGGTCCAGGGAATCGTCGCGTTCGATCGGCGCACCGGGCAGTTCGAGGGTATCGCCGCGAAGAGCGTGATCGTTGCGACGGGGCCGGCCGGTCGGATCTACGGGCGGACCACGAACGCTCACACGTGCACCGGGGACGGGGTCGCTGCGGCGTACGATGCCGGGGCGTTGCTCAAGGACCTGGAGTTCGTCCAGTTCCATCCGACCGCTCTCCTCGAGTCGGGAATCCTCATCACGGAAGGCGCTCGAGGGGAGGGCGGGATTCTGAAGAACGTCCTCGGGGAGCGGTTCATGGGGAAGTATGCCCCCCACGTCCTCGACCTCGCCTCCCGAGACGTGGTCTCACGGGCGATCGTGACCGAGGTTCGCGAAGGCCGAGGGTTCCCGGGGGATTTCGTCCACCTCGAGCTGATGCACCTGGGGAAGGAGCGCATCGAGACCCGCCTCCAGGAGATCTGCGACTTCTGCCGAAACTTCGCGGGCGTCGATCCGGTCGTGAGTCCGATCCCCATCTTCCCGGCCCAGCACTACATGATGGGCGGAGTGGGAACGAACATCCGCGGAGAGACGAACATCGCGGGGCTCTACGCCGCGGGCGAGGCGGCCTGTGTATCGATCCACGGAGCCAACCGGCTCGGAGGCAACTCCTTGCTCGAGACGCTCGTCTTCGGCAAGCAAGCGGGACTCGCGGCCGCGGCGCACGCCGCGAGCGCGAGCGCGCCGGAGCTCAACGACTCGGACGTCGCCGACGCCGAAGCACCTGTCCGGCGCATGATGTCCCGCACCGATGGAGAGGACCCCCAGGCCATCCGGACGGCGATGCAGCAGACCATGGACCGGTACGTCGGGATCTATCGGACCGAAGCGGACCTTCTCGAGGGGCTGCGGCAGATCCGTGCCATCCAAAAGCGATTCGAACAGGTACGAGTCGTCGACCGCTCGAACGTGTACAACCTCAACCTCACCGATGCACTGGAGACCGGTCACATGCTCGAGCTGGCGGAGGTGATCGTCGTCGGAGCGTTCGCCCGGACCGAGAGCCGGGGAGCGCACTCCCGAGTGGACTATCCCTCGCGGGACGACGCCCATTGGATGCGGCACACGCTGGCGCGAAAGACCCCCGAGGGACCGAACCTGACCTATGCGCCGGTGGGCTATACCCGGTGGGAACCGAAGGAGCGCGTGTACTGA
- a CDS encoding beta-CASP ribonuclease aCPSF1: MSFDSLIEQTKEALREVLPESVVVTDIELEGPHIVLYTKQLDSFLSGGDLLRQIAQRLHRRVLVRSDPASLIDPKEAEKLIRETIPPEAEITQLFFEPETGEVSIEASNPGAAIGRGGSTLNDLKRRIGWIPTVVRTPPIPSKTVEEVRIHLRNVFDERRAFLKKVGMRIARDRLPEKLWVRSTALGGYREVGRSAHLLSSQNSKIMIDCGLDPGSDRTPYFSAPELLPLDSLDAVVITHAHLDHVGLVPVLLKYGYKGPIYCTAPTRDLMTLMLLDAIKVVNQEARKGLYDSSHVRELVQRVIPLRWGETTDISSDVRLTLHNAGHILGSSICHFHMGDGDHNLAYSGDIKFERSWLFNPATNRFPRLETLVLESTYGGFRDVQPTRQQATEDFTHLVNKVLSRRGHLIVPVFAVGRSQEVMLVLEEKMREGKIPQVPVYLDGMIFEATAIHTAYPEFLNSQLRTQIFQQGDNPFLSDIFHRVDSSTMRMGILDSKEPCIVLATSGMMSGGPVMEYFRAWAHDENNGLLFVGYQADGTFGRRLQRGLSEATFMEGPRQSGVAVRLELATIEGFSGHSDRVQLMNFVASLDPRPQRIILNHGEESKSLDLSSSLHKRFNLESRVPYNLEAIRLL, encoded by the coding sequence ATGAGTTTCGACTCGCTCATAGAGCAAACGAAAGAGGCACTGCGAGAAGTGCTGCCCGAATCGGTGGTCGTCACCGACATCGAGCTGGAAGGCCCACACATCGTGCTGTACACGAAGCAGCTGGACTCCTTCCTATCGGGGGGAGACCTGCTCCGCCAGATTGCCCAGCGACTCCACCGCCGCGTCCTCGTCCGGAGCGACCCGGCGAGCCTGATCGATCCGAAGGAGGCGGAGAAGCTGATCCGCGAGACGATCCCGCCCGAGGCGGAGATCACCCAGCTGTTCTTCGAGCCCGAGACGGGCGAGGTCAGCATCGAGGCGTCGAACCCCGGGGCCGCGATCGGCCGGGGCGGCTCGACGCTCAACGATCTCAAGCGGCGGATCGGCTGGATCCCGACGGTCGTCCGCACGCCCCCGATCCCGTCGAAGACGGTCGAAGAGGTTCGCATCCACCTGAGGAACGTCTTCGACGAGCGGCGGGCGTTCCTGAAGAAGGTCGGGATGCGCATCGCGCGGGATCGACTTCCCGAGAAGCTCTGGGTCCGGAGCACCGCCCTCGGCGGTTACCGCGAGGTCGGTCGGAGCGCCCACTTGCTCTCGAGCCAGAATTCGAAGATCATGATCGACTGCGGGCTCGATCCCGGCTCCGACCGGACCCCGTACTTCAGCGCCCCGGAGCTCCTCCCGCTCGACTCGCTCGATGCGGTCGTGATCACTCACGCCCATCTGGACCACGTGGGACTCGTTCCGGTGCTCCTCAAGTACGGGTACAAGGGGCCGATCTACTGCACGGCCCCCACCCGCGACCTGATGACGCTGATGCTCCTCGATGCGATCAAGGTCGTCAACCAAGAGGCCCGCAAGGGCCTGTACGATTCCTCCCACGTGCGGGAGCTCGTCCAGCGGGTGATCCCGCTGCGGTGGGGCGAGACCACCGACATCTCTTCCGACGTGCGGCTGACGCTGCACAACGCGGGGCACATCCTCGGCTCGTCGATCTGCCACTTCCACATGGGCGATGGGGACCACAACCTCGCCTACTCGGGGGACATCAAGTTCGAGCGGAGCTGGCTGTTCAACCCGGCCACGAACCGCTTCCCCCGTCTCGAGACCCTGGTGCTCGAATCGACCTACGGAGGGTTCCGCGACGTCCAGCCGACGCGCCAGCAGGCGACGGAGGACTTCACGCACCTCGTCAACAAGGTGCTCTCCCGACGAGGCCACCTCATCGTGCCCGTGTTCGCCGTCGGCCGATCCCAGGAGGTCATGCTCGTGCTCGAGGAGAAGATGCGGGAGGGCAAGATCCCGCAGGTCCCCGTGTACCTCGATGGGATGATCTTCGAAGCGACCGCGATCCACACCGCCTATCCGGAGTTCCTCAACAGCCAGCTCCGCACGCAGATCTTCCAGCAGGGGGACAACCCGTTCCTCTCCGACATCTTCCACCGGGTGGATTCCTCCACGATGCGGATGGGCATCCTCGACTCCAAGGAGCCGTGCATCGTGCTCGCGACCTCGGGCATGATGAGCGGAGGACCCGTCATGGAGTACTTCCGCGCCTGGGCCCACGACGAGAACAATGGGCTCCTGTTCGTCGGGTACCAGGCCGATGGGACGTTCGGCCGGCGTCTGCAACGCGGACTCTCCGAGGCGACGTTCATGGAGGGCCCCCGGCAGTCCGGCGTCGCGGTGCGCCTGGAGCTCGCCACAATCGAAGGGTTCTCGGGCCACTCCGACCGGGTGCAGCTGATGAACTTCGTCGCGTCGCTCGATCCTCGGCCGCAGCGGATCATCCTCAACCACGGCGAGGAGTCCAAATCGCTCGATCTCTCCTCGAGCCTGCACAAGCGCTTCAATCTCGAGAGCCGGGTGCCGTACAACCTCGAGGCGATACGGCTGCTGTGA
- the cgi121 gene encoding KEOPS complex subunit Cgi121: MTPLPATENRKLWAVGARRAGNAKTDAGAMIRTLRALALESDALVALFDGRAIAGERHLLSAWAHLGRSREHGESRLRDRGAEFALYVAGDDQLGRALAKVGVAADTERFVLVGERPLEPGPLLKRFGLVLDPDAYPVPPSEATLERLGIGGADRAAVAQSSWEGLVLERVALVDLNASTASDSGRARKEPPANPPANGPGRAPSTGAGPKAKH, translated from the coding sequence ATGACTCCGCTGCCCGCCACCGAGAATCGCAAGCTCTGGGCGGTCGGAGCGCGACGGGCCGGGAATGCGAAGACCGATGCGGGCGCGATGATCCGGACCTTGCGTGCCCTCGCGCTCGAATCGGACGCGCTGGTGGCCCTGTTTGACGGTCGTGCGATCGCGGGGGAACGCCACCTCCTCTCGGCGTGGGCGCATCTCGGTAGATCACGCGAGCACGGCGAGTCGCGCCTGCGGGACCGAGGGGCGGAGTTCGCGCTCTACGTCGCCGGGGATGATCAGCTCGGCCGTGCGCTCGCGAAGGTCGGCGTGGCCGCGGACACCGAGCGGTTCGTGCTCGTGGGAGAACGTCCGCTCGAGCCGGGTCCGCTCCTCAAGCGCTTCGGCCTCGTGCTCGACCCGGACGCCTACCCCGTTCCTCCGAGCGAGGCGACGCTCGAACGGTTGGGGATCGGCGGGGCAGATCGTGCGGCCGTGGCGCAGAGCTCCTGGGAGGGGCTGGTCCTCGAGCGCGTCGCGCTGGTCGACCTCAACGCGAGCACGGCGAGCGACTCTGGGCGTGCGCGTAAGGAGCCGCCCGCGAACCCCCCCGCGAACGGGCCCGGTCGCGCGCCCTCGACGGGTGCCGGTCCAAAGGCAAAGCATTAA